A window of Phaseolus vulgaris cultivar G19833 chromosome 4, P. vulgaris v2.0, whole genome shotgun sequence genomic DNA:
CAGCAGCTGAAGGCACCAGCCTCAACTACGCCGAGAaccccccagcgcctccacgcccTTCGAGTCTGTTGGGGATGTTctcccttcaaacgcctcagctgcTGGAGCTACACATGAACAACTTGCAGATACGAAAGCTTCCCCTCAACCTGCAGCAGGAGCTACctgcctcaccaccacgccacgAGATTCCCCTCGCCATCCAACCTTGTaaaggtggtggcgagaatcAACCTTCAACACCTCCTCCAACTCCAGCTCTTCCAGCCCCTCTCCAGGAAGCTCTGAAGTCCTTCACCGCGCGCCTAAATGCCATGGTTGTCGAGAACCTTCCTCTAGTCGTCGGTGAAGGTCTGAAGGATTCCCTGAGCTAGTTCGAAATTGACAACCGCATTCATCAGGAGGAGGCGAGCACCGCGAGAGCCGAAGCTGATAAACTCAAATGTGACATGCTGATGCAAGGGCTAGAGTTCTCGTGGGTGGAAAATGCTCTCAACGATGAGCTTCGAAGTTTGCGCAAGGATAAAGCTGAATTGCGCCAGAAACTGCACGCCAAACTTCAAGACGCTGTTGAATTAGAGAGCAAGCTCGTTCTTATGAGGGCCAAAATAGCTGAGCTGGAGGAAGCCCAAAAAGCTGACGAGGCCAAGATGGCCAAACTGGAGAAGAGATCAACTGAGAGAGAAACCCTTCTGGGGCAGGTCGAAGCAGATCGGGACAAGAAATCTAAAGAACTGAGCGAAACTACCGCAGAGCTTGCCCAAGTGCGTGAGGAGAACAGTGGGTTCAAGAAGAAGATCGACGAGCTTGAACTTGAGGCTGCCCAGGTTCTTACCTCAGGCTTTGGGGCTgctttggagcagtttgcttgcgaattccctgatctcgacctctcTAAGTTTTCAGtgtacaatgaagtggtggatggcaagatcaTGCCTTCAACTTAACTGCTCCCATTTGCCACTtcaattttatcattttgaaaACTCTTGTATTTAACTTTGGTTTATCTGTAATAACTTTCATTCCGTTCAAActgcttatatatatatatatatatatatatatatatatactctaactttatctgttgtgcgatcaTCTCATGTGACTGGCTAGTTTTTACTgaacccaattaacttagcacAAATTGATGCTTAATTCTCTAGAAATCGACTTAACCTGAACAAACtgttagtctatagcaataacatttaACATGAAATCACTTACTGGGCAGTAGGCGTGGGTCAATCTTAGTATCCGAAATATTGcttgcctgatctgccaagtgacatgtgtatttctaTGTCATCGCCTAAAACTTCGCTGATCTAGTTCTTGCCGTGTAATCTTCTTACTATCTCAATCTCAAAGCCATAGTCTTTTGGCGatgtcattttctttttatgaCTTCATCTTTGCTCAACTGGGAGGAGAGCTGCTTTTTGGATCTCCCTCTACCTTCCCTGAGTCTTTAACCTGAGATAACTTaaatcattgttccctcatatgggggtagagccgcctttcggatccttctctacctccctgagttttagaacaatgatctaGGTGGTGAGGTGTCCTTTGCGAACCTTCCCCAACCATCCTTTAACTTCTTTTTTAACTGGTCTTgctaggtcaatattgatgtttcacttgaGGGAAAAGGCATTTTCCATCAACCTTCCTTCCCCATACTTAAGATCATTagcacccctgacttttcagttttatcttgcctgaactcactcgagggtgagaaggacttttcctggtgcctcaacttgcccaggggttacatctcctcctcccctggatgcactgggGACTTTCAAACTTGCCTCGATTTGCTTACGCCAAGATTCTTGCCTGTattcgctcaaggcgaggaggtcttttttaatcttttctcgcctgcacccgctcaaggcgaggaggactttttaatcctatcgccagatggcgatgaggacttaaaaactttatacttgtgcctccgatcgccaggtggcgatgaggacttaaaaactttatacttgttcctccgatcgccagatggcgatgagaacttaaaaactttatgcttgtgcctccgatcgccagatGGCGATGAGGATTTAAAACATTATACTTTAAAACTTTGTACTGAATGCATGCGATCTGAGTTCACCGTTGCCTTAAATTACACAAGGGCGACAAGGTCTCTTTTCCGAAAACTTAAAAACgataagcatgcaaacttaatgaacttggaaactttgataaacttcgaaaccttctttattgggtggcctcgttaaaaaccctccttagggaaaaaagagtgcccccttgaaaaactgttttaactgaaaCTGCTTTAAACTGTTCAAGTTAGTCACTACTtacaatgctttaactgtaataaaacttgagatgggtggcgttccaagtacgaggaatcgcccctccttccaacgtctccaagcggtaggcacCGTTTCCaagtgcttcggttattctgaatggtCTTGCCCACTTCGGCgacaatttgttctccatctcatactggtgggccttcctcatcaccagatcgccatCTCTGAATCGCCTTGGTTTTATTCTAGAGTTGTACCTgcgttcaactcttctcttcactgcttcagccttcgcccgtgcttcctccctgacttcatccagcaaatccaaattcattctcctttcttcgttcgagtcttccgccacaaagttctggaatctcggcgagcttttctggatttcaactggaatcattgcatcacacccatacaccaaactaaatggggtttcatgggttcctgattgctcggtggtatgatatgcccacactatacggggaacttcttcagcccaagaccccttggccttctctaacctcctcttcaagcctctcaacaaaacccgattggctgactccacttgcccattcgtttgtgggtgctccacagaagcaaacacctgctgtattcccGCATCGccacacagcttcttcaacaggtgacttgcaaattgagtcccattatctgataccaaacgcttaggcacaccaaaccgacacacaatattcttccacacgaaactctgaATCTTGTGCGCGATGATCtaggctactggttctgcttcaatccacttcgtgaagtactcgatcgccacaaccaactacttcatttgcctgatcgccaatggaaagggtcccagaatatcgattccccacgtatggaatggccaggggctgtaaattgactttagctcttctggaggcgccttgtgccaatcggcgtgctgttggcattgcttgcaacactagGCATATTTCTGGCAATCTTCCTTCATTGTGggccaataataacctgcacggagagttcttgttGCCAAAGTTCGacccccgatgtgactcccacaaatcccctcatggagctcagccataattcttgtgcacttctctccgtgtacacaTACTAAAAGGGgatgtgtaaacccaaacctatacaactcgccatcaacgAGGGTGAAcctgctggagttcttctttatctttctagcTTCCATCGGGTCCAGTGGGAGCACGCCATCCGCCATGTAGCGCTagtatggcgttatccacgtatctggctcatggataACACAAACTTGCATCATCTTTACCTCTCCCACTGGAtgtgctctaactctcggcatCCTCAAagtctcctgagtcaaggatCTATGACTCCTCGCCATCCCTTCCATCGATTTGCAAATTTGAAGAACCTGGTGATCTACCACAAATgctcgaggtgtcttcaaagtttcttgtatgacggtcctctgcctgcccccctttcccgaactggcgagcttggctagcaagtcagattgggcattctgctcccttggcacGTGTACCACTTCAAACAAAGCAAAAGACCGCTTTAACTCTTGCACATACTCccggtaagccgccatttgcgGATCTTTGACCTGAAACTCGCCAGTTACCTGCCCAGTGACCACtaacgagtcactcttggccaccAACACCTTTGCTCCCATTTCCTTCGCCaacaaaattccggcgatcaaagcctcatactctgcttgattattgatggctttgaaagcaaacctcagAAATTGTTCTATCAACACatcgttgggcccttccaaaatAACTCCAGCTCCGCTACCCTGCTAGTTAGACGACCCATGcactgagagcacccaacgaaaatcatccccagCACTCTGCGCTGTTTCAgaagagagctcgaccacaaagtcagcgaagatttgccctttgattggtcctcggggctcatacttaatatcgaattccgacaactccactgcccattttaccatccttccagctacatccggtttcttcaaaaccttctggatgggtaagtcagtcattactaacactgtaaagctctggaagtaatgacgcAACCTCCTCGCCCAAAACACAACCGCCAGCGCTGCTTTCTCTAAGGCTTGATATCTCgcttctgggccctgcaacaccttactaacaaaaaaaaaaggtttttggacttgatcttgatcctggacaaGTACCGCGCTTATCGCcttctcagttatggcaaaatacaacctgaggggCGTTCCCATTTgaggtttgcacaaaaccggcgggctcgccaaatactcTTTGAGCTTCACAAAAGCTTCTTCACATTccctcgtccagacaaacctattATTCCTCTTCAGACATTGGAAATACGGGTGGCCTTTCTCCCCACTGGCAGATACgaatcgagacagggcggccatccggcctgtaagctgttgcacctcctttacggTGACAGGACTCCTTatcgccaaaatggcggcacaGTTGTCGGGATTTTCCTCGATTCCCCTCTCAGTCAAAAGAAATCCCagaaacttccctgc
This region includes:
- the LOC137838703 gene encoding uncharacterized protein yields the protein MLMQGLEFSWVENALNDELRSLRKDKAELRQKLHAKLQDAVELESKLVLMRAKIAELEEAQKADEAKMAKLEKRSTERETLLGQVEADRDKKSKELSETTAELAQVREENSGFKKKIDELELEAAQVLTSGFGAALEQFACEFPDLDLSKFSVYNEVVDGKIMPST